A window of the Paraburkholderia sp. ZP32-5 genome harbors these coding sequences:
- a CDS encoding C1 family peptidase: MAKNGKEKKKQTDKQAEPGNERSEGPWYDPPIYPLQAKPRRRSKQVGITDDPQEGPYYHDGDDLPLLAHHEQAVRPSKAGAPNTSGMPLFPVTAHHTHVRTIKGFGWTRDVPDMRDHYYSAPLFLELPIRYSLRASFPPVYDQKDLGSCSANAIAAAVQFDRMKQSLPLAGRVPSRLFIYYNQRSIEGAENQDRGAQIRDGIKCVAALGACFEGGHKGEWAYEQKKFAERPPKACYEQALRDRSVGYSRVRQQLDQLKGCLASGWPVIFGMTCYESFKSEAVSRSGVLRLPRQSEHVIGGHAVLAVGYDDSSATFQIRNSWGGDWGDGGYFTMPYSYVTDPNLCADFWTIRLVSAVG; the protein is encoded by the coding sequence GGCCGTGGTATGACCCTCCGATCTATCCATTGCAGGCAAAACCACGTCGCCGCTCGAAGCAGGTAGGCATCACCGACGATCCGCAGGAAGGGCCTTACTACCACGACGGTGATGACCTGCCTCTGCTTGCTCATCACGAGCAGGCTGTCCGTCCGTCGAAAGCAGGCGCGCCGAACACGAGTGGTATGCCGCTTTTCCCGGTGACAGCGCACCACACGCACGTACGCACGATAAAAGGCTTCGGCTGGACGCGGGACGTCCCCGACATGCGCGATCACTACTACTCGGCACCGCTATTTCTCGAATTGCCCATCAGGTATAGCCTGCGTGCATCGTTTCCACCGGTGTACGACCAGAAAGATCTCGGCAGTTGCTCCGCGAATGCGATCGCCGCGGCGGTTCAGTTCGATCGGATGAAACAGTCGTTGCCGCTCGCCGGCCGTGTGCCGTCGCGGCTGTTCATCTACTACAACCAACGTTCGATCGAAGGGGCCGAGAATCAGGATCGCGGCGCGCAGATACGCGACGGCATCAAATGCGTTGCCGCGCTTGGTGCGTGTTTCGAAGGCGGACACAAAGGCGAGTGGGCGTACGAGCAGAAGAAGTTCGCGGAGCGCCCGCCTAAAGCATGTTACGAACAGGCGTTGCGCGACCGTTCCGTGGGCTACAGCCGTGTTCGGCAACAACTCGATCAGTTGAAGGGATGCCTTGCTTCCGGGTGGCCGGTCATCTTCGGCATGACCTGCTATGAGTCATTCAAGTCGGAAGCCGTTTCCCGAAGCGGCGTGTTGCGCTTGCCCAGGCAATCGGAACACGTGATCGGCGGACATGCGGTGTTGGCGGTCGGTTACGACGATTCAAGCGCCACCTTCCAGATTCGAAATTCGTGGGGCGGCGACTGGGGAGACGGCGGGTATTTCACGATGCCCTACAGCTATGTGACCGATCCGAATTTGTGCGCCGATTTCTGGACGATTAGGCTTGTATCGGCGGTGGGTTGA